The proteins below are encoded in one region of Aquisphaera giovannonii:
- a CDS encoding DUF6088 family protein, with protein MAGRTKSPQSVDSRVAEAIRQRGRGSVFVPTDFLDVGGREAVDVVLHRLVRRGMIRRLARGVYDFPKEHPVLGPLAPPAEAVARALAGRDRTRIQPTGAYAANALGLSEQVPAKAVFLTDGPTRTVKIGPTTIQLRRTTPRNMEAAGRLSGLLIQALRELGRDHVTSARLEHLKRTIPAEERRRLLEDLRLAPTWMHPIFRELAGGAP; from the coding sequence ATGGCAGGGAGAACGAAATCGCCGCAATCCGTGGATTCGAGAGTTGCCGAGGCGATCCGGCAACGGGGACGGGGGTCCGTGTTCGTCCCCACCGATTTCCTGGACGTCGGCGGTCGGGAAGCCGTGGACGTCGTGCTCCACCGGCTTGTCCGCAGGGGGATGATCCGCCGCCTCGCGCGTGGCGTGTACGACTTCCCGAAGGAGCACCCGGTGCTCGGCCCGCTGGCACCCCCGGCCGAGGCGGTGGCCCGGGCCTTGGCCGGCCGGGACCGCACCCGCATCCAGCCGACCGGGGCGTATGCCGCGAATGCCCTGGGGCTCTCCGAGCAGGTCCCGGCGAAGGCGGTCTTCCTCACGGACGGCCCGACGAGGACCGTCAAGATCGGCCCGACCACCATCCAGCTCCGCCGGACGACGCCGAGGAACATGGAAGCCGCCGGCAGGCTGAGCGGCCTGCTCATCCAGGCGCTCCGCGAGCTGGGCCGGGACCACGTCACGTCGGCACGGCTCGAACACCTGAAGCGGACGATCCCGGCCGAGGAGCGGCGGCGACTCCTGGAGGACCTGCGGCTCGCCCCGACGTGGATGCACCCGATCTTCCGCGAGCTCGCCGGAGGAGCACCATGA
- a CDS encoding arylsulfatase — translation MLRFAFAAALLGATLGVGRTSGAAERPNILLILADDMGYSDLGCYGGEIRTPAIDGLAAGGVRLTQFYNGSRCCPTRASLLTGLYAHQAGVGDMTADEGPNRPGYRGHLNDRCVTIPEVLRGAGYRTLMVGKWHLGPNPGPIRRGFDEFYGMIGGFNSFWQEEPFYTRLPAVRPRRAYPRGGFYSTDAFADYAIDFLAEARRDPSRPWFLYLAFNAPHFPLHAPKEEIDRYAPTYEKGWDAIRDERLARMKRLGLVPEDTPLPPRSDWVHPFHHREGVNPPWDSLPADRRADLARRMAIYAAMVEHMDRSVGRVVASLKEAGQLDNTLILFLSDNGACAEWDPLGFDVDTGPKTTNELHAGAGLAAMGSPGTYHSYGSGWANACNTPWRLYKHDDHEGGISTPLIVHWPAGLKARGELNRTHVGHIIDLLPTFAEVAGATCPAEVGGRPIPPPEGRSLLPALRGEPQVPRPLFWEHEGNRAVREAGWKLVARKGRRWELYDIEADRVEFHDLAPREPARVQSMAAAWDAWAVRCHVLRTP, via the coding sequence ATGCTCCGATTCGCGTTCGCGGCCGCCCTCCTGGGCGCGACCCTCGGGGTCGGCCGGACGTCGGGGGCCGCCGAGCGGCCGAACATCCTTCTGATCCTGGCCGACGACATGGGCTATTCGGACCTCGGGTGCTACGGCGGCGAGATACGGACCCCGGCAATCGACGGGCTGGCCGCCGGGGGCGTGCGCCTGACCCAGTTCTACAACGGCTCGCGCTGCTGCCCGACGCGGGCCAGCCTGCTGACGGGCCTCTACGCCCACCAGGCCGGAGTGGGCGACATGACCGCGGACGAGGGGCCCAACAGGCCCGGGTACCGCGGGCACCTGAACGACCGCTGCGTCACGATCCCGGAGGTACTCCGCGGCGCCGGCTATCGCACCCTGATGGTCGGCAAGTGGCACCTGGGGCCGAACCCCGGCCCGATCCGCCGCGGGTTCGACGAGTTCTACGGCATGATCGGCGGCTTCAACAGCTTCTGGCAGGAGGAGCCGTTCTATACCAGGCTCCCCGCGGTCCGGCCGAGGCGGGCCTATCCGAGGGGCGGCTTCTACTCCACCGACGCCTTCGCCGACTACGCGATCGACTTCCTGGCCGAGGCCCGCCGCGACCCGTCGCGGCCATGGTTCCTCTACCTCGCGTTCAACGCCCCCCACTTCCCGCTCCACGCGCCGAAGGAGGAGATCGACCGCTACGCCCCGACCTACGAGAAGGGCTGGGACGCGATCCGCGACGAGCGGCTGGCCCGGATGAAGCGGCTGGGCCTCGTGCCGGAAGACACGCCGCTGCCGCCCCGGTCCGACTGGGTCCACCCGTTCCACCACAGGGAGGGCGTGAACCCGCCCTGGGACTCGCTGCCGGCCGACCGCCGGGCCGACCTGGCGCGGCGGATGGCGATCTACGCGGCGATGGTCGAGCACATGGACCGCTCCGTCGGCCGGGTCGTCGCGTCCCTGAAGGAGGCCGGCCAGCTCGACAATACCTTGATCCTGTTCCTGTCCGACAACGGCGCCTGCGCCGAGTGGGACCCGCTGGGCTTCGACGTGGACACCGGCCCGAAGACCACGAATGAGCTGCACGCCGGCGCGGGCCTCGCCGCGATGGGCTCGCCGGGCACCTACCACAGCTACGGTTCGGGCTGGGCGAACGCCTGCAACACCCCCTGGCGACTCTACAAGCACGACGACCACGAGGGGGGCATCAGCACGCCCCTGATCGTCCACTGGCCCGCCGGGCTGAAGGCGCGGGGCGAGTTGAACCGCACCCACGTCGGCCACATCATCGACCTGTTGCCCACCTTCGCCGAGGTCGCGGGCGCGACCTGCCCGGCCGAGGTCGGCGGCCGGCCGATCCCGCCTCCGGAAGGCCGCAGCCTGCTGCCGGCGCTCCGCGGCGAGCCCCAGGTCCCTCGCCCCCTCTTCTGGGAGCACGAGGGCAACCGCGCCGTCCGCGAGGCCGGGTGGAAGCTCGTCGCCCGCAAGGGCCGCCGGTGGGAGCTCTACGACATCGAGGCCGACCGCGTGGAGTTCCACGACCTCGCCCCCCGCGAGCCCGCCCGCGTCCAGTCCATGGCCGCCGCCTGGGACGCCTGGGCTGTCCGCTGCCATGTCCTCCGGACACCGTGA
- a CDS encoding trans-sulfuration enzyme family protein: MNTPGTDRPKLADATLSLHAGEGVRNVGEPLNAPPAFSTSFYSHPDAIGFSANDLSPDAPQFYTRWGNPTLDLLERRLAALEQGEAAASFASGMAAITALLFHRLKAGDHLVLSDVCYAGVAELAHDTLPRYGIEVSRVDASRPEAVAAAMRPNTRHVHVETPANPILRLADVAAIARIAHDGGAELSVDSTIGTPLATKPLLLGADYVVHSLTKYLCGHGDALGGAVIGRGDAMAGLRQSNLIHLGGCLAPFSAWLILRGLETLAPRMALHEANARRVEAFLADHPRVRSVLWPGSPRHPQHDLAARQMRNFSGLLAFSVKDGEGPALARRMADRLKVFSYAVSLGKAKSLIFYIPTADILRSSFRLEGPDAESYREWAGEGVFRVSVGLEDADDLIADLDAALGA, translated from the coding sequence GTGAACACACCCGGGACCGATCGGCCGAAGCTCGCCGACGCCACGCTGTCGCTCCACGCGGGGGAGGGAGTTCGCAACGTCGGGGAACCGCTCAACGCGCCGCCGGCGTTCTCCACGAGCTTCTACTCGCACCCGGACGCGATCGGCTTCTCGGCGAATGACCTGTCCCCGGACGCCCCGCAATTCTACACGCGATGGGGGAACCCGACGCTCGACCTGCTGGAGCGGAGGCTGGCGGCGCTCGAGCAAGGCGAGGCGGCGGCCTCGTTCGCGAGCGGGATGGCGGCGATCACCGCCCTGCTCTTCCACCGGCTGAAGGCCGGGGATCACCTCGTGCTCTCGGACGTCTGCTACGCCGGCGTGGCCGAGCTGGCGCACGACACGCTGCCGCGCTACGGGATCGAGGTCTCGCGCGTGGACGCGTCGCGGCCGGAGGCCGTGGCGGCGGCGATGCGGCCGAACACGCGGCACGTCCACGTCGAGACCCCGGCCAACCCGATCCTCCGGCTGGCGGACGTCGCGGCGATCGCGCGGATCGCCCACGACGGCGGGGCGGAGCTCTCGGTCGACTCGACGATCGGAACGCCGCTGGCGACGAAGCCCCTGCTCCTGGGTGCGGATTACGTCGTCCACTCGCTGACCAAGTACCTGTGCGGCCACGGCGATGCCCTCGGCGGGGCGGTGATCGGCCGGGGCGACGCCATGGCCGGCCTGCGCCAGAGCAACCTGATCCACCTGGGGGGCTGCCTGGCCCCCTTCTCCGCCTGGCTGATCCTGCGGGGGCTGGAGACGCTCGCCCCGAGGATGGCCCTCCACGAGGCCAACGCCCGCCGCGTCGAGGCCTTCCTGGCCGACCATCCCCGCGTCCGGTCGGTCCTCTGGCCCGGCTCCCCCCGCCACCCCCAGCACGACCTCGCCGCCCGCCAGATGCGGAACTTCTCCGGCCTGCTCGCCTTCAGCGTCAAGGACGGCGAGGGCCCCGCCCTGGCCCGCCGGATGGCCGATCGCCTGAAGGTCTTCTCCTACGCCGTCTCGCTGGGCAAGGCGAAGAGCCTGATCTTCTACATCCCCACCGCCGACATCCTCCGCTCGTCCTTCCGCCTGGAAGGCCCCGACGCCGAATCCTATCGCGAGTGGGCCGGCGAGGGCGTCTTCCGGGTCTCGGTGGGCCTCGAGGACGCCGACGACCTCATCGCCGACCTGGACGCCGCGCTCGGGGCGTGA
- a CDS encoding Ig-like domain repeat protein: MMAHRKSRDRAWSLKARKPVARPILEGLDERILLAVNPIVAENLLPGTPQDQWLVPGDGDPTIQGFTTDISVNHGQTVNFKVNDTAKAPYHIEIYRMGYYGGDGARLVTTIPATQVQDVVQPAPLTDPSTGMVDAGNWSVTASWAVPTTATSGIYFGDLVRDDTGGASMVYFVVRADESHSSLLFQTSDSTWEAYNYWGGNTLYYGNYSGTAGASMGAGRAYAVSYNRPLTLDGTSGGYGSYDSPLHGEFPMVYWLEENGYDVSYFTDVDSDRNGNLIQNHQAFLSVGHDEYWSAQQRANVQAALLSGVDLAFFSGNECYWKTRYSTSIDASAAPYRSLVCYKESWAGAPIDPLEPSTATSTWRDPQFASGGAGLPENALSGTMYMNDRTSNDLGVPLTVPSIYSGLRFWRNTSVANLQPGQTATLGQYIVGYEVDEDVDNGFRPAGLFDMSSTTFSTPSHVLDSSGTVVGPGTGNHSITLYRAASGALVFGAGTIQWDWGLANPLIDGNGSTVVPAIQQATVNLLADMGVQPATLQSGLVAASMSTDTSAPVSTITSPTPGAIFQNGTPVTITGTATDYGGGVVAAVEVSVDGGATWHRAAGLSNWSYTWSPNQNASVTIKTRAVDDSGNLETPSAGVTVSVQGPISIWSNSTVPGTPSQSDPNSVELGVKFRSDVAGFIDGLRFYKGSGNTGTHVGSLWTSSGTLLAQATFTSETASGWQQVLFSTPIAISANTTYVAAYLAPAGHYASDDGHFANKSVSNGPLHALADGTDGGNGVYVYSSTSAFPVDTYKSENYYVDVVFDTNSVDTTPPTVTGQTPAPGVTGVSMTTSVTATFSEPVTPGSIVFTLSGPGGAVAATLSYNAASNVATLTPGAALSPSTTYTAAVSGAMDAAGNVMTPTSWSFTTAATSSNNNVSIWGSSVTPSVASYPDPNPYELGVKFRSSLNGYITALRYYKGPGNTGTHVGHLWSSAGTLLATATFVNETSTGWQQVNLSQPVAIVANTTYVASYHTDSGGYAVDVGYFASGGASNGPLAALANGVDGGNGIFASGGTAFPSSTYNSNNYWVDVVFSQTLGLTSTSTALAASPATSTYGQSVTFTAAVSPASGSGTPTGTVTFMDGTTTLGTGALNAAGVASFAIGTLAAGMHSVTAVYGGDANYSGGTSTAVSQVVNQSATTTALTSSANPSAFGQSVTFTATVGAVAPGAGTPTGAVTFLDGATTLGTGALNAAGVAAFSISTLAAGTHSITAVYGGDGNFANSTATAVSQQVNQVAITATSTALAASPATSTYGQSVTFTAAVSPASGSGTPTGTVTFMDGTTTLGTGALNAAGVASFAIGTLAAGMHSVTAVYGGDGNFGVSTSAAVGQQVNPASTSITLSTAPRPSTYGQLVTFTATVGVISPGAGVPTGTLTFMDGGSTLGTGTLVGGTVSFTTAALAAGTHTVTAVYGGDGNFANSTSSSVSQVVNRSATTTALTSSASPSAFGQSVTFTATVGAVAPGAGTPTGTVTFMDGSTTLGTGTLNSTGVTTFTTTAALTVASHSIKAVYGGDVNFTTSTSATLSQRVNKAATTTVVVSSLSPSVFGQSVTFTATVGVVSPGAGTPTGTVTFKDGSTTLGTGTLSASGVATFTISTLAAGTHSIKATYGGDAAFATSTSVTLSQKVNKETTTTTLSSSANPSLVGQSVTFTATVTFADPLPGTPTGTVTFKDGSKTLGTGTLSASGVATFTISTLAAGTHSIKATYGGDAAFATSTSVTLSQKVNRALLVAGGPAPVAAASVAPLTQPILAPIVAEAISRWRAAGADAKSLAALGKVDVQIADLGGPLLGMAGDGVITIDQDAAGYGWFVDATPADDSEFKAEAEGPAQSHVDLLSVVAHELGHELGLDHDSGEDVMAPTLPVGVRRVPAAIPIARGTGAAPAATFAPITAPVPLVSAPGPRTQSVQAPPVSIPVKPTVAVASTANPQPGPTAGPGNSTAVLAGVSSVRFVDGVSLGLRSEVDQTYRVQTPAVDPQSLADGAFRITANKFVPGGTPSKRFGFRTS; this comes from the coding sequence ATGATGGCACATCGCAAATCCCGGGATCGGGCCTGGAGCCTAAAGGCCCGGAAGCCGGTCGCCAGGCCCATCCTGGAAGGCCTGGACGAGCGGATCTTGCTGGCGGTTAATCCCATCGTGGCCGAGAACCTGCTGCCGGGTACCCCCCAGGACCAGTGGCTCGTGCCGGGTGATGGGGATCCCACGATCCAGGGTTTTACCACCGACATCAGCGTGAACCACGGCCAGACCGTGAACTTCAAGGTCAACGACACCGCGAAAGCCCCTTACCACATCGAGATCTACCGGATGGGCTACTACGGCGGGGACGGTGCGCGACTCGTCACGACCATCCCCGCGACTCAGGTGCAGGACGTCGTCCAGCCGGCCCCGCTGACCGATCCCTCGACCGGGATGGTCGACGCCGGCAACTGGTCGGTGACGGCTTCCTGGGCCGTCCCGACGACCGCGACCTCGGGCATCTACTTCGGCGACCTGGTGCGCGACGACACCGGCGGCGCGAGCATGGTCTACTTCGTCGTCCGGGCCGACGAGAGCCACTCGAGCCTCCTGTTCCAGACGTCCGACTCAACCTGGGAGGCCTACAACTACTGGGGGGGCAATACGCTCTACTACGGCAACTACTCGGGCACGGCCGGTGCATCCATGGGGGCCGGGCGCGCCTATGCGGTGAGTTACAACCGCCCCCTCACTCTGGACGGGACGTCGGGCGGATACGGCTCGTACGATTCCCCGCTTCACGGGGAATTCCCCATGGTTTACTGGTTGGAGGAGAACGGCTATGACGTCAGCTACTTCACCGACGTGGACTCCGACCGCAACGGCAATCTGATCCAGAACCACCAGGCCTTCCTGTCCGTGGGGCACGACGAGTATTGGTCGGCCCAGCAGAGAGCCAACGTGCAGGCCGCGCTCCTCTCGGGCGTGGACCTGGCCTTCTTCAGCGGCAATGAATGCTACTGGAAGACCCGATATTCGACGAGCATCGACGCGTCCGCGGCGCCGTATCGCTCGCTCGTCTGTTACAAGGAGTCTTGGGCCGGGGCTCCCATCGATCCCCTCGAGCCCTCGACCGCGACGAGTACCTGGCGCGACCCTCAGTTCGCCTCCGGAGGCGCCGGGCTGCCCGAGAATGCCCTCTCGGGGACCATGTACATGAACGACCGAACCAGCAATGACCTGGGCGTCCCGCTGACGGTCCCGTCCATCTACTCGGGGCTGAGGTTCTGGAGGAACACGTCGGTCGCCAACCTCCAGCCGGGGCAGACGGCCACCCTCGGCCAGTACATCGTCGGCTATGAGGTGGACGAAGACGTGGACAATGGGTTCCGCCCGGCCGGATTGTTCGACATGTCGTCGACCACATTCAGCACCCCCAGCCATGTGCTCGATTCGTCGGGGACGGTCGTGGGGCCGGGGACGGGGAATCACAGCATCACGCTCTACCGAGCCGCCAGCGGCGCCCTGGTCTTCGGCGCCGGGACAATCCAGTGGGATTGGGGACTGGCGAATCCCCTCATCGATGGAAATGGTAGCACCGTGGTCCCCGCCATCCAGCAGGCGACGGTGAACCTGCTGGCGGACATGGGCGTGCAGCCCGCCACGCTTCAATCGGGGCTGGTCGCGGCCAGCATGTCGACCGACACGTCGGCCCCGGTCTCGACGATCACCTCGCCTACGCCCGGGGCGATCTTCCAGAACGGCACGCCCGTGACGATCACCGGCACCGCGACCGATTACGGAGGCGGGGTGGTGGCCGCAGTCGAGGTCTCGGTCGACGGCGGGGCCACCTGGCATCGGGCGGCGGGGCTCTCGAACTGGAGCTACACATGGTCGCCGAATCAGAACGCGAGCGTGACGATCAAGACCCGTGCGGTCGACGACAGCGGGAACCTCGAGACGCCGTCCGCGGGAGTGACCGTCTCCGTCCAAGGCCCGATCTCCATCTGGAGCAACTCGACCGTCCCCGGCACGCCCTCGCAATCGGATCCCAACTCCGTCGAGCTGGGCGTCAAGTTCCGATCCGATGTCGCCGGCTTCATCGATGGATTGCGCTTCTACAAGGGGAGCGGGAACACGGGGACGCACGTCGGCAGCCTCTGGACGTCTAGCGGCACGCTCCTGGCCCAGGCCACCTTCACGAGCGAGACGGCCTCGGGGTGGCAGCAGGTCCTCTTCTCGACCCCGATCGCGATCTCCGCGAATACGACCTACGTCGCCGCCTATCTCGCACCCGCCGGCCACTATGCCTCGGACGATGGACATTTCGCCAACAAGAGCGTCTCGAATGGGCCGCTCCACGCGCTCGCCGATGGGACGGACGGCGGCAACGGCGTGTACGTGTACTCCTCGACGAGTGCCTTCCCGGTGGACACTTACAAGTCAGAGAATTACTACGTCGATGTGGTCTTCGACACGAACAGCGTCGACACGACCCCGCCGACAGTCACCGGCCAGACACCCGCGCCCGGCGTGACCGGGGTGTCCATGACGACCTCGGTGACGGCGACGTTCAGCGAGCCGGTGACGCCCGGATCGATCGTGTTCACGCTCTCCGGGCCGGGGGGCGCCGTGGCCGCCACGCTCTCCTACAACGCCGCCTCGAATGTCGCCACGCTGACGCCCGGCGCCGCGTTGTCCCCCTCGACCACGTATACGGCGGCCGTCAGCGGGGCCATGGACGCCGCCGGCAATGTGATGACTCCGACCTCGTGGTCGTTCACCACCGCGGCGACCTCCTCGAACAACAATGTGTCGATCTGGGGCAGTTCCGTGACCCCGTCCGTCGCGTCGTACCCCGACCCGAACCCTTATGAACTGGGCGTGAAGTTCCGATCGAGCCTCAACGGGTACATCACCGCCCTTCGGTACTACAAGGGGCCCGGCAATACGGGGACGCACGTGGGCCACCTCTGGAGCTCAGCCGGCACCCTCCTGGCGACCGCCACGTTCGTGAACGAGACATCCACGGGCTGGCAGCAGGTCAATCTGAGCCAGCCGGTTGCTATCGTCGCGAACACCACCTACGTGGCCTCGTATCACACCGATTCCGGCGGGTATGCCGTGGACGTCGGTTACTTCGCCAGCGGTGGGGCGAGCAACGGCCCTCTCGCCGCGCTCGCGAACGGGGTCGACGGCGGGAATGGGATCTTCGCGTCCGGCGGCACCGCCTTCCCGTCGAGCACGTACAACTCGAACAATTACTGGGTTGATGTCGTCTTCAGCCAGACGCTGGGGCTGACGTCCACGTCCACCGCGCTGGCGGCGTCGCCGGCCACGTCCACCTACGGCCAGTCGGTGACGTTCACGGCGGCGGTGTCGCCCGCTTCGGGCTCCGGGACGCCCACCGGGACGGTGACGTTCATGGACGGGACGACGACCCTGGGCACCGGGGCGCTGAACGCCGCCGGCGTGGCCAGCTTCGCCATCGGCACGCTGGCCGCCGGCATGCACTCCGTCACCGCCGTCTACGGCGGCGACGCCAATTACAGCGGCGGCACTTCCACGGCCGTCAGCCAGGTGGTCAACCAGTCGGCCACGACGACGGCGCTGACGAGCTCGGCCAACCCGTCGGCCTTCGGCCAGTCGGTGACGTTCACGGCGACGGTCGGGGCGGTCGCCCCCGGGGCCGGGACGCCCACCGGCGCGGTGACGTTCCTGGACGGGGCGACGACCCTGGGCACCGGGGCGCTGAACGCCGCCGGCGTGGCCGCCTTCAGCATCAGCACGCTGGCCGCCGGGACGCACTCCATCACCGCCGTCTATGGCGGCGACGGCAACTTCGCGAACAGCACGGCGACCGCGGTCAGCCAGCAGGTCAACCAGGTCGCGATAACGGCCACGTCCACCGCGCTGGCGGCGTCGCCGGCCACGTCCACCTACGGCCAGTCGGTGACGTTCACGGCGGCGGTGTCGCCCGCTTCGGGCTCCGGGACGCCCACCGGGACGGTGACGTTCATGGACGGGACGACGACCCTGGGCACCGGGGCGCTGAACGCCGCCGGCGTGGCCAGCTTCGCCATCGGCACGCTGGCCGCCGGCATGCACTCCGTCACCGCCGTCTACGGCGGCGACGGCAACTTCGGCGTGAGCACTTCGGCCGCGGTCGGCCAGCAGGTCAACCCGGCATCCACCTCCATCACGTTGAGTACGGCGCCCAGGCCATCGACATACGGCCAACTGGTGACGTTCACGGCGACGGTGGGAGTGATCAGCCCCGGGGCCGGCGTGCCCACCGGGACGTTGACGTTCATGGACGGCGGCTCGACGCTGGGCACCGGGACGCTCGTGGGCGGTACGGTCAGCTTCACCACCGCCGCGCTGGCCGCCGGAACCCACACCGTCACCGCCGTCTACGGCGGCGACGGGAACTTCGCGAACAGCACGTCGTCGTCGGTAAGCCAGGTGGTCAACCGGTCGGCCACGACGACGGCGCTGACGAGCTCGGCCAGCCCGTCGGCCTTCGGCCAGTCGGTGACGTTCACGGCGACGGTCGGGGCGGTCGCCCCCGGGGCCGGGACGCCCACCGGGACGGTGACGTTCATGGACGGTTCGACGACGCTCGGCACCGGGACGTTGAATAGCACCGGCGTGACCACCTTCACCACCACCGCCGCGCTGACTGTCGCGTCGCACTCGATCAAGGCGGTCTACGGCGGCGACGTCAATTTCACGACGAGCACCTCCGCCACGCTCAGCCAGAGGGTCAATAAGGCGGCGACGACCACAGTGGTGGTGTCCTCGCTCAGCCCGTCGGTCTTCGGCCAGTCGGTGACGTTCACGGCGACGGTGGGCGTGGTCAGCCCCGGGGCCGGGACGCCCACCGGGACGGTGACGTTCAAGGACGGTTCGACGACGCTGGGCACCGGCACGCTCAGCGCCTCCGGCGTGGCCACGTTCACCATCAGCACGCTGGCCGCCGGCACGCACTCGATCAAGGCGACCTACGGCGGAGATGCCGCTTTCGCCACGAGCACCTCCGTCACCCTGAGCCAGAAGGTCAACAAGGAGACGACCACGACGACCCTGTCCAGCTCCGCCAACCCGTCGCTCGTCGGCCAGTCGGTGACGTTCACGGCGACGGTGACCTTCGCCGACCCGCTCCCCGGGACGCCCACCGGGACGGTGACGTTCAAGGACGGATCGAAGACGCTGGGCACCGGCACGCTCAGCGCCTCCGGCGTGGCCACGTTCACCATCAGCACGCTGGCCGCCGGCACGCACTCGATCAAGGCGACCTACGGCGGAGATGCCGCTTTCGCCACGAGCACCTCCGTCACCCTCAGCCAGAAGGTCAACAGGGCTCTCCTGGTCGCGGGCGGGCCGGCGCCCGTCGCCGCGGCGAGCGTCGCCCCGCTTACCCAGCCGATCCTGGCGCCCATCGTCGCGGAAGCGATCTCGCGATGGCGAGCCGCCGGGGCCGACGCCAAGAGCCTGGCCGCCCTCGGCAAGGTCGACGTCCAGATCGCCGATCTCGGCGGGCCGCTCCTCGGAATGGCGGGCGACGGCGTCATCACAATCGACCAGGATGCGGCCGGGTACGGATGGTTCGTCGACGCCACGCCCGCCGACGATTCGGAGTTCAAGGCCGAGGCTGAGGGCCCTGCGCAGAGTCACGTGGACCTCCTGTCGGTCGTCGCCCACGAGCTCGGCCACGAACTGGGATTGGACCACGATTCGGGCGAAGACGTGATGGCCCCCACGCTCCCGGTTGGCGTGCGGCGTGTCCCGGCGGCAATCCCGATCGCCCGTGGGACCGGCGCGGCACCTGCGGCGACGTTCGCCCCGATCACTGCCCCCGTGCCCCTCGTCTCGGCCCCCGGACCGCGGACGCAATCGGTCCAGGCTCCCCCCGTGAGCATCCCCGTCAAGCCAACCGTCGCGGTCGCCTCGACCGCGAATCCTCAGCCCGGCCCGACCGCGGGCCCGGGCAATTCCACGGCGGTCCTCGCGGGCGTCAGCTCCGTCCGGTTCGTCGATGGCGTGAGCCTCGGATTGCGGTCGGAGGTCGACCAGACGTATCGCGTGCAGACGCCGGCCGTCGACCCCCAATCCCTGGCCGACGGGGCGTTCAGGATCACGGCGAACAAGTTCGTCCCCGGGGGGACGCCGTCGAAGCGATTCGGCTTCCGCACCTCGTAG
- a CDS encoding nucleotidyl transferase AbiEii/AbiGii toxin family protein, whose product MRLGFLSLPEDERRLYIEQAASLRGLSPVILEKDFWVCWLLAILFGSELASGLVFKGGTSLSKVFGVIDRFSEDIDLSLSPTLIHLPEPGKTRNQANKWMARAEDACGADVQARIRPALEAIVAGVLGHNDRRWLEFLTDPGTHSPVLLFHYPSTQPAGFEYLRRAVKLEFGSLTEQQPVGRHPVRPWIAEVLPVAFPDWSCDVVALELERSFWEKATILHAEYYRPPGKPTPDRFSRHYADTAALARHPFASRAVDQHELRSRVVRWKSLFFGSSWANYDEAKPGTFRLVPPPERLPMLRRDYQAMRDMYLSEPAGFDDILATLAGLEARINASG is encoded by the coding sequence ATGAGGCTCGGCTTCCTGTCGCTGCCCGAGGACGAGCGTCGCCTGTACATCGAACAGGCCGCATCCCTGCGGGGCCTCTCCCCGGTGATCCTGGAGAAGGATTTCTGGGTATGCTGGCTCCTGGCCATCCTCTTCGGATCGGAGCTCGCGAGCGGCCTCGTGTTCAAGGGAGGTACCTCGCTGTCGAAGGTCTTCGGCGTCATCGACCGGTTCTCGGAGGATATCGACCTGTCGCTGTCGCCAACGCTCATCCATCTGCCGGAACCCGGCAAGACCCGGAACCAGGCGAACAAGTGGATGGCGAGGGCCGAGGACGCCTGCGGAGCCGACGTACAGGCCCGGATCCGCCCGGCGCTGGAAGCCATCGTGGCGGGCGTCCTGGGCCACAACGATCGGCGTTGGCTCGAGTTCCTGACCGACCCGGGCACACACTCGCCGGTCCTGCTCTTCCACTACCCTTCGACGCAGCCCGCGGGCTTCGAGTACCTCCGGCGAGCCGTCAAGCTGGAATTCGGCTCGCTGACCGAGCAGCAGCCGGTCGGTCGTCATCCGGTACGACCGTGGATCGCCGAGGTCCTCCCGGTCGCTTTCCCCGACTGGAGCTGCGATGTCGTTGCACTGGAGCTCGAGCGGAGTTTCTGGGAGAAGGCGACGATCCTGCACGCGGAATACTACAGGCCGCCCGGTAAGCCGACCCCCGATCGATTCTCCCGCCACTACGCCGACACCGCCGCGCTGGCGAGGCATCCATTCGCGAGCAGGGCGGTTGACCAGCATGAGCTGCGCAGCCGGGTCGTCCGATGGAAGAGCCTGTTCTTCGGCAGCTCGTGGGCCAATTACGATGAGGCGAAACCCGGAACGTTCCGACTCGTCCCTCCGCCCGAGCGGCTCCCCATGCTGCGTCGCGACTATCAGGCGATGAGGGACATGTATCTCTCGGAACCGGCCGGCTTCGATGACATCCTGGCCACCCTGGCCGGCCTGGAGGCACGAATCAACGCGTCAGGCTGA